The following are encoded in a window of Nocardioides houyundeii genomic DNA:
- a CDS encoding AI-2E family transporter yields the protein MKVQDMLSEEPFNVSSSQIDQGVDKFVEELQGNAGSIAGGVLSGVSTASSLLVTALIALVLCFFFLKDGNKFIPWMSGLVGPNSSTHTAEMALRSWTALSGFIRAQALVGLIDAVAIGAGLLVLDIPFALPLAVLIFFGAFIPILGALVTGVLAALVALVTNGLTSAIIVVILVLIVQQLEGNVLQPILVGRTLDMHPALVILAVTAGGSLAGIIGTFLAVPALAVYTAVYRYSREQLELAAQERPPTAT from the coding sequence GTGAAGGTGCAGGACATGCTCTCCGAGGAGCCCTTCAACGTCAGCTCGAGCCAGATCGACCAGGGGGTGGACAAGTTCGTGGAGGAGCTCCAGGGCAACGCCGGCTCCATCGCCGGGGGCGTCCTGTCCGGCGTCTCCACCGCCAGCTCCCTCCTGGTCACCGCGCTGATCGCACTGGTGCTCTGCTTCTTCTTCCTCAAGGACGGCAACAAGTTCATCCCGTGGATGAGCGGCCTGGTCGGCCCCAACAGCTCCACGCACACGGCCGAGATGGCCCTGCGCAGCTGGACGGCGCTGAGCGGCTTCATCAGGGCCCAGGCGCTCGTCGGCCTGATCGACGCCGTCGCCATCGGGGCGGGACTGCTGGTGCTCGACATCCCCTTCGCGCTCCCGCTCGCGGTGCTGATCTTCTTCGGTGCCTTCATCCCGATCCTCGGCGCCCTGGTGACCGGGGTGCTGGCCGCACTGGTCGCGCTGGTCACCAACGGCCTGACCAGCGCGATCATCGTCGTGATCCTGGTGCTGATCGTCCAGCAGCTGGAGGGCAACGTCCTGCAGCCCATCCTGGTGGGACGGACCCTGGACATGCACCCGGCGCTGGTGATCCTCGCAGTCACGGCCGGCGGGTCCCTGGCGGGCATCATCGGCACCTTCCTGGCGGTGCCGGCGCTCGCGGTCTACACCGCGGTGTACCGCTACAGCCGGGAGCAGCTGGAGCTGGCCGCCCAGGAGCGACCCCCCACCGCCACCTGA
- a CDS encoding DEAD/DEAH box helicase, with product MNDDAAADKAAPDVPTFEELGLSDSVLKTLREVGYERPSPIQAATIPPLLEGRDVVGLAQTGTGKTAAFALPILSNLDMTQKKPQALVLAPTRELALQVSEAFERYAAHQKNVRVLPVYGGQGYGVQLSALRRGVQVVVGTPGRIMDHLQKGTLDLSELRFLVLDEADEMLKMGFAEDVETILADTPKTKQVALFSATMPAQIRRISKKHLNDPVEITVKNKTTTSSTINQRYLMVSYPQKVDALTRILEVENFEGMIVFVRTKQVTEVLAEKLRARGFSAQAINGDVAQVQRERTINQLRDAKLDILVATDVAARGLDVERISHVVNFDIPTDTESYVHRIGRTGRAGRNGDSIAFVTPRERHLLRAIEKATRQPITQMQLPSVEDINSTRLTRFDDAITAALSETERIEFFRDVVSHYVSEYDVPEVDVAAALAAVMYGDHPLLLEPDTKAELLHTPRDDRGDQGGRGRNDRGDRGDRGDRGPRKPAQRRVGNDANLATYRISVGKRHKVEPRQIVGALANEGGLGRNDFGKIDIRMDHSLVDLPAELPASTWEALRGTRISGKLIELTQDSGAPRRDAGSEAPKKPRHK from the coding sequence ATGAACGACGACGCTGCTGCAGACAAGGCAGCCCCTGACGTACCCACTTTCGAAGAGCTCGGGCTGTCCGACTCGGTCCTGAAGACCCTTCGCGAGGTGGGCTACGAGCGCCCCTCGCCGATCCAGGCGGCCACCATCCCGCCCCTGCTCGAGGGCCGGGACGTCGTGGGTCTGGCTCAGACCGGCACCGGCAAGACGGCCGCCTTCGCGCTGCCGATCCTGTCCAACCTGGACATGACCCAGAAGAAGCCGCAGGCGCTGGTGCTGGCCCCGACCCGTGAGCTCGCGCTCCAGGTCTCCGAGGCCTTCGAGCGGTACGCCGCCCACCAGAAGAACGTGCGCGTGCTGCCGGTCTACGGCGGCCAGGGGTACGGCGTCCAGCTCTCCGCCCTGCGTCGCGGCGTCCAGGTCGTCGTCGGCACCCCGGGTCGGATCATGGACCACCTGCAGAAGGGCACCCTCGACCTTTCCGAGCTCCGCTTCCTGGTGCTCGACGAGGCCGACGAGATGCTGAAGATGGGCTTCGCCGAGGACGTCGAGACGATCCTGGCCGACACCCCGAAGACCAAGCAGGTCGCGCTCTTCTCGGCCACGATGCCCGCGCAGATCCGTCGCATCTCCAAGAAGCACCTCAACGACCCGGTCGAGATCACGGTCAAGAACAAGACCACCACCTCCTCCACGATCAACCAGCGCTACCTGATGGTCAGCTACCCGCAGAAGGTCGACGCGCTGACCCGCATCCTCGAGGTCGAGAACTTCGAGGGGATGATCGTCTTCGTCCGCACCAAGCAGGTCACCGAGGTGCTCGCCGAGAAGCTGCGGGCCCGTGGCTTCTCCGCCCAGGCCATCAACGGTGACGTGGCGCAGGTGCAGCGCGAGCGCACCATCAACCAGCTGCGCGACGCCAAGCTCGACATCCTGGTCGCCACCGACGTCGCGGCCCGCGGTCTCGACGTGGAGCGGATCAGCCACGTCGTCAACTTCGACATCCCGACCGACACCGAGTCCTACGTGCACCGCATCGGCCGGACCGGCCGCGCGGGCCGCAACGGCGACTCGATCGCCTTCGTCACCCCCCGCGAGCGCCACCTGCTCCGGGCGATCGAGAAGGCCACCCGTCAGCCGATCACCCAGATGCAGCTGCCGTCGGTCGAGGACATCAACTCCACCCGCCTGACCCGCTTCGACGACGCCATCACCGCGGCGCTCTCGGAGACAGAGCGCATCGAGTTCTTCCGCGACGTGGTCTCGCACTACGTCTCCGAGTACGACGTGCCCGAGGTCGACGTCGCCGCCGCGCTGGCCGCCGTCATGTACGGCGACCACCCGCTGCTGCTGGAGCCGGACACCAAGGCCGAGCTGCTGCACACCCCGCGCGACGACCGCGGGGACCAGGGTGGCCGCGGCCGCAACGACCGGGGCGACCGGGGCGACCGGGGTGACCGGGGCCCGCGCAAGCCGGCTCAGCGCCGCGTGGGCAACGACGCCAACCTGGCGACGTACCGGATCTCGGTGGGCAAGCGCCACAAGGTGGAGCCGCGCCAGATCGTGGGCGCGCTGGCCAACGAGGGCGGTCTGGGCCGCAACGACTTCGGCAAGATCGACATCCGGATGGACCACTCGCTGGTGGACCTCCCTGCCGAGCTGCCCGCGAGCACGTGGGAGGCCCTGCGCGGCACCCGCATCTCGGGCAAGCTGATCGAGCTCACCCAGGACTCCGGGGCGCCGCGGCGCGACGCCGGCTCCGAGGCACCCAAGAAGCCGCGCCACAAGTAG
- the glmS gene encoding glutamine--fructose-6-phosphate transaminase (isomerizing), protein MCGIVGYLGPQDAVPILLEGLARLEHRGYDSAGLAVLTDAGAVRVAKRAGRVRDLAAGLPKRFAGHLGIGHTRWATHGPATDANAHPHTDASGRVAVVHNGILDNAATLRARLAERGVPLTSDTDTEVLAHLVAAATADTLEEKVRQALGQVEGTWGLAVLHADHPGEIVVACNGSPLILGVGNGEMYVASDLAALVRHTTRVVMLEDGELATVTADGFTTSTGKGAQEIDVDPDSYEAGDHESFMRKEISEQPSAAESVLRGRLDERFGTTHLGGLNLDARESRAVRRVKILGCGSSYYVGQMGAGLIEELARVPADAEPASEFRYRNPIIELDTLYVAVSQSGETVDTLLAVQEIRRKGGRVIGLVNVVGSAIARACDGGIYLHAGPEVAVASTKALTNMFLGFALLALQLGRVRDLSVADGRRLVAALEQLPGKMKEVLDTEPQIAEIARELSRAESLFFVGRVRGYPVAREGAQKFKEITYRHAEAYPTSELKHGPLALIAPEVPTVAIVPADELTERNIGALHEIAARGGPLVVVTHPEVDLTGLDVRRIDVPRSEVELDPVLLTIPLQLLAYHAAQELGLDIDKPRNLAKSVTVE, encoded by the coding sequence ATGTGCGGAATCGTGGGATATCTCGGACCTCAGGATGCGGTGCCGATCCTGCTCGAGGGCCTGGCCCGGCTCGAGCACCGTGGCTATGACTCCGCCGGTCTGGCGGTGCTCACCGACGCCGGGGCGGTGCGGGTCGCCAAGCGGGCCGGCCGGGTCCGTGACCTGGCGGCCGGACTGCCCAAGCGCTTCGCCGGCCACCTCGGCATCGGCCACACCCGCTGGGCCACCCACGGGCCTGCGACCGACGCCAACGCGCACCCCCACACCGACGCCTCAGGACGGGTGGCGGTGGTGCACAACGGCATCCTGGACAACGCGGCCACCCTGCGCGCCCGGCTGGCCGAGCGGGGCGTGCCGCTCACCAGCGACACCGACACCGAGGTGCTGGCCCACCTGGTGGCGGCCGCTACCGCCGACACCCTGGAGGAGAAGGTGCGCCAGGCCCTCGGCCAGGTCGAGGGCACCTGGGGCCTGGCGGTGCTGCACGCCGACCACCCCGGCGAGATCGTGGTGGCCTGCAACGGCAGCCCGCTGATCCTGGGCGTGGGCAACGGCGAGATGTACGTCGCCTCCGACCTGGCCGCGCTGGTGCGGCACACGACCCGCGTAGTGATGCTGGAGGACGGCGAGCTGGCCACCGTGACCGCGGACGGCTTCACCACCTCCACCGGCAAGGGCGCCCAGGAGATCGACGTCGACCCGGACTCCTACGAGGCCGGCGACCACGAGTCCTTCATGCGCAAGGAGATCAGCGAGCAGCCGTCTGCAGCGGAGAGCGTGCTGCGCGGCCGGCTCGACGAGCGGTTCGGCACCACCCACCTGGGCGGGCTCAACCTGGACGCCCGGGAGAGCCGGGCCGTGCGCCGGGTCAAGATCCTGGGCTGCGGGTCGTCGTACTACGTGGGGCAGATGGGGGCCGGCCTGATCGAGGAGCTCGCCCGGGTGCCCGCGGACGCCGAGCCCGCCAGCGAGTTCCGCTACCGCAACCCGATCATCGAGCTCGACACCCTCTACGTCGCGGTGAGCCAGTCGGGGGAGACCGTCGACACCCTGCTCGCCGTGCAGGAGATCCGGCGCAAGGGCGGCCGGGTGATCGGCCTGGTCAACGTGGTCGGCAGCGCCATCGCCCGCGCCTGCGACGGAGGCATCTACCTGCACGCCGGGCCCGAGGTGGCCGTGGCGAGCACCAAGGCGCTGACCAACATGTTCCTCGGCTTCGCGCTGCTCGCGCTCCAGCTCGGCAGGGTCCGCGACCTCTCGGTGGCCGACGGCAGGCGCCTGGTCGCCGCCCTGGAGCAGCTGCCCGGGAAGATGAAGGAGGTGCTCGACACCGAGCCGCAGATCGCCGAGATCGCCCGCGAGCTGTCCCGGGCGGAGTCGTTGTTCTTCGTCGGCCGGGTGCGCGGCTACCCGGTCGCCCGGGAGGGGGCCCAGAAGTTCAAGGAGATCACCTATCGCCACGCCGAGGCCTACCCGACCTCCGAGCTCAAGCACGGCCCGCTCGCCCTGATCGCCCCGGAGGTGCCCACGGTGGCGATCGTGCCGGCCGACGAGCTGACCGAGCGCAACATCGGGGCGCTCCACGAGATCGCAGCCCGGGGCGGCCCGCTCGTGGTGGTCACCCACCCCGAGGTCGACCTGACCGGGCTGGACGTCCGACGGATCGACGTACCGCGCAGCGAGGTCGAGCTGGACCCCGTCCTGCTGACCATCCCGCTGCAGCTGCTGGCCTACCACGCCGCCCAGGAGCTGGGGCTGGACATCGACAAGCCGCGCAACCTGGCGAAGTCGGTCACCGTCGAGTAG
- a CDS encoding FUSC family protein, with product MATHPAHARSRPKGSPMLLVLMALVVVPSVVLADHWGAGPAGIIGGLTGLFSLVVFMGGPLRADLRLAGVLAPLLVIAAVVPRMVGEVSRPGASALVVLITFVAALLPLAGPRFGNAGLGLGMTTMFGYGYAIRGSADDQQLVVAAVAGVLVGLLLRLLFGIADPSKPTREQVAEVLVGDDPASATSTAFGTWLSDGRQRWLADVLEAASHYRLALRAAALPGTLPSTLPGADQGQVDELRGRASELADRLRAKPGRGTEQQHAAAQAQVRQPARGPSTLEDAASALDAVEQAILGHDTTPVPIERDRRRELSYALLHPSGRLRSIQVRHAFRTALGVLIMLLVTAPLESGDPLVSTVLLATFGILQASWRDTFTKARNKIIGLCGGSLAVAVILLVAPSNLLVPIAGVSLCLGLWYIVTRPALGAGFMVVVSVGMNAVTRDLDPVDLLLQYVGLTLVAVVVGVVVGFTVVPSFRPAPLRRRIEAATQATEAALRVSRNDQHPLSEVLALQRVAAQKQEELVPDHEPLDDRQLADLDRLRTGLRDLLTLVEAEQLRRDALDQATLEQVLESLAQQTEAAERALLRTLPAA from the coding sequence GTGGCAACCCATCCGGCGCACGCCCGCAGCCGCCCCAAGGGCAGCCCCATGCTGCTGGTGCTGATGGCGCTCGTGGTGGTGCCGTCGGTGGTCCTGGCCGACCACTGGGGCGCCGGACCCGCCGGCATCATCGGCGGCCTGACGGGGCTGTTCTCGCTGGTGGTCTTCATGGGCGGTCCGCTGCGCGCGGACCTTCGCCTGGCCGGGGTGCTGGCACCGCTGCTGGTGATCGCCGCAGTCGTCCCCCGGATGGTGGGCGAGGTCTCGCGCCCCGGGGCGAGCGCGCTCGTCGTGCTGATCACCTTCGTCGCCGCGCTGCTGCCGCTGGCCGGGCCGCGGTTCGGCAACGCCGGACTCGGCCTCGGCATGACCACGATGTTCGGCTACGGCTACGCGATCCGGGGATCCGCGGACGACCAGCAGCTGGTCGTCGCCGCTGTGGCCGGCGTCCTGGTGGGGCTGCTGCTCCGGCTCCTCTTCGGCATCGCCGACCCCTCCAAGCCCACCCGGGAGCAGGTCGCCGAGGTGCTGGTGGGCGACGACCCGGCCTCGGCCACCTCCACCGCGTTCGGCACCTGGCTGAGCGACGGCCGGCAGCGCTGGCTCGCGGACGTGCTCGAGGCGGCCTCGCACTACCGGCTCGCGCTGCGTGCGGCGGCCCTGCCCGGGACGCTGCCCTCGACGCTGCCCGGGGCCGATCAGGGGCAGGTCGACGAGCTCCGGGGCCGGGCCTCCGAGCTGGCCGACCGACTGCGGGCGAAGCCCGGAAGGGGCACCGAGCAGCAGCATGCGGCCGCCCAGGCCCAGGTGCGGCAGCCGGCCCGGGGTCCGAGCACGCTGGAGGATGCCGCCAGCGCCCTGGACGCGGTCGAGCAGGCGATCCTCGGGCACGACACCACGCCGGTCCCGATCGAGCGGGACCGGCGCCGCGAGCTCAGCTACGCGCTCCTCCACCCGTCGGGGAGACTGCGCTCGATCCAGGTCCGGCACGCGTTCCGCACCGCGCTCGGGGTGCTGATCATGCTGCTGGTCACCGCTCCCCTGGAGTCCGGGGATCCGCTGGTCTCCACCGTGCTGCTGGCCACCTTCGGCATCCTCCAGGCCAGCTGGCGCGACACCTTCACCAAGGCCCGGAACAAGATCATCGGCCTGTGCGGGGGGTCGCTCGCCGTGGCGGTCATCCTGCTGGTCGCCCCGTCGAACCTCCTGGTGCCGATCGCGGGCGTCTCGCTGTGCCTGGGCCTGTGGTACATCGTGACCCGGCCCGCCCTCGGTGCGGGCTTCATGGTGGTGGTCAGCGTGGGCATGAACGCCGTCACCCGGGACCTGGACCCGGTGGACCTGCTCCTGCAGTACGTCGGTCTCACCCTGGTTGCCGTGGTCGTCGGAGTGGTGGTGGGCTTCACCGTCGTCCCGTCGTTCCGGCCCGCGCCGCTGCGCCGGCGCATCGAGGCTGCCACCCAGGCGACGGAGGCCGCGCTCCGAGTCTCCCGCAACGACCAGCACCCGCTGTCCGAGGTGCTCGCGCTGCAGCGCGTGGCCGCGCAGAAGCAGGAGGAGCTGGTGCCCGACCACGAGCCGCTCGACGACCGGCAGCTCGCCGACCTGGACAGGCTCCGGACCGGCCTGCGTGACCTGCTCACCCTGGTGGAGGCCGAGCAGCTGCGCCGCGACGCGCTCGACCAGGCGACGCTGGAGCAGGTCCTGGAATCGCTGGCCCAGCAGACGGAGGCGGCCGAGCGCGCCCTGCTGCGGACGCTGCCGGCCGCATGA
- a CDS encoding YceI family protein, giving the protein MNFFNRKSETTSDTFDAPTQSVGDITGDYTIDPSHSRLGFSARHAMVTTVRGSFRDFEGTAHVDTATPASSSVRLTIQTASIDTGSADRDGHLRSADFFDADVNPTIVFVSTGVERDGSDWTVTGDLTIKGVTKPVTIDFEETGSAQDPFGNTRIGFEGATTINRKDWDLTWNAALETGGVLVSEKIKLEFDVSAIKTA; this is encoded by the coding sequence ATGAACTTCTTCAACCGCAAGTCAGAGACGACCAGCGACACCTTCGACGCCCCCACCCAGTCGGTCGGCGACATCACCGGCGACTACACGATCGACCCCAGCCACAGCCGGCTCGGCTTCTCGGCCCGCCACGCCATGGTGACCACCGTCCGCGGCTCGTTCCGCGACTTCGAGGGCACCGCCCACGTCGACACCGCCACCCCCGCGAGCTCCTCGGTGCGGCTGACCATCCAGACCGCCAGCATCGACACCGGCTCCGCGGACCGCGACGGGCACCTCCGGTCCGCCGACTTCTTCGACGCCGACGTCAACCCGACCATCGTCTTCGTCTCCACCGGCGTGGAGCGCGACGGCTCGGACTGGACCGTCACCGGCGACCTGACCATCAAGGGCGTCACGAAGCCGGTCACCATCGACTTCGAGGAGACCGGCTCCGCCCAGGACCCGTTCGGCAACACCCGGATCGGCTTCGAGGGCGCGACCACCATCAACCGCAAGGACTGGGACCTCACCTGGAACGCGGCCCTGGAGACCGGCGGCGTGCTGGTCTCGGAGAAGATCAAGCTCGAGTTCGACGTCTCGGCGATCAAGACCGCCTGA
- a CDS encoding excinuclease ABC subunit UvrA: MSDDQAVPGPDSCVRVRGAREHNLRGVDVDLPRDAIVAFTGVSGSGKSSLAFGTLYAEAQRRYFESVAPYARRLLQQVGVPHVEEITGLPPAVALQQRRGAASSRSTVGTITTLSNLLRILYSRAGDYPEGAEHLAAEAFSPNTAAGACPTCHGLGVAHDVAEELLVPDTSLSIRDGAIAGWPGAWQGHNLRRIVKNLGIDVDVPWRELKREDQEWLLFTEEEPRVLIRPQDKDGGGGRDYMGTFRSARRHVRQVLTSSGSEKMRADMQRFVRSTPCPTCGGSGLRPEALAVTFAGMSIQQANALPFTDLVERLRPFAVGDADDAGARLSGDLVARIEVLLGLGLGYLSLGRSSTTLSPGEAQRLRIATQLRSGLFGVVYVLDEPSAGLHPADAEPLLALLDDLKAAGNTLFVVEHDMDVVRRADWVVDIGPGAGENGGRVLYSGPVAGLESVAESATSDHLFGRAPRLEREPREPSGWLHLVGVSRHNLRDVSLDLPLGAMTAVTGVSGSGKSTLAVQVLGEVVRRHLGLAPLSVASDGDDEEEVFTGEVDVREARGVDAFDRLVVVDQKPIGRTPRSNLATYTGLFDAVRKVFAATPLAQERGYAAGRFSFNVAEGRCPKCQGEGFISVELIFLPSTYAPCPECGGARYNPETLEVTYRDRSIADVLGMSVDEAAVFLADVPVAARGLAALQSVGLGYLRLGQPATELSGGEAQRIKLATELQRANRGHTLYLLDEPTSGLHPSDTALLVRQLHRLVDAGNTVVLVEHDLDTIASADWVVDLGPGGGDAGGQVVASGTPVEVAAAGVGVTAKYLASRFVARSRRTSS; encoded by the coding sequence GTGAGCGACGACCAGGCAGTGCCAGGCCCCGACTCCTGCGTGCGCGTGCGGGGAGCCCGGGAGCACAACCTCCGCGGCGTCGACGTCGACCTGCCCCGCGACGCCATCGTGGCGTTCACCGGGGTGTCGGGATCGGGCAAGTCGTCGCTGGCCTTCGGCACCCTCTACGCCGAGGCGCAGCGCCGCTACTTCGAGTCGGTCGCGCCGTACGCCCGGCGCCTGCTCCAGCAGGTCGGCGTACCGCACGTGGAGGAGATCACCGGGCTGCCGCCGGCCGTGGCGCTGCAGCAGCGGCGCGGCGCGGCCAGCTCCCGGTCCACGGTCGGCACCATCACCACGCTGTCCAACCTGCTGCGCATCCTCTACTCCCGCGCCGGCGACTATCCCGAGGGCGCCGAGCACCTGGCAGCCGAGGCGTTCTCCCCCAACACCGCGGCAGGCGCCTGCCCGACCTGCCACGGGCTCGGGGTCGCCCACGACGTCGCCGAGGAGCTGCTGGTCCCGGACACCTCGCTGAGCATCCGCGACGGCGCGATCGCCGGGTGGCCCGGCGCGTGGCAGGGGCACAACCTGCGGCGCATCGTGAAGAACCTCGGCATCGACGTGGACGTGCCGTGGCGCGAGCTGAAGCGGGAGGACCAGGAGTGGCTGCTCTTCACCGAGGAGGAGCCGCGGGTGCTGATCCGGCCCCAGGACAAGGACGGTGGCGGCGGGCGCGACTACATGGGCACCTTCCGCAGCGCGAGACGGCACGTGCGCCAGGTGCTGACCAGCTCGGGCAGCGAGAAGATGCGCGCCGACATGCAGCGCTTCGTGCGGAGCACGCCCTGCCCGACCTGCGGTGGCAGCGGGCTGCGCCCCGAGGCGCTGGCGGTGACGTTCGCGGGGATGTCGATCCAGCAGGCGAACGCGCTGCCCTTCACCGACCTGGTGGAGCGGCTGCGGCCGTTCGCGGTCGGGGACGCCGACGACGCCGGGGCGCGTCTCAGTGGGGACCTGGTCGCCCGGATCGAGGTGCTGCTCGGTCTCGGGCTGGGCTACCTGTCCCTGGGTCGCAGCTCCACCACGCTGTCACCCGGGGAAGCGCAGCGGCTGCGGATCGCCACCCAGCTGCGCTCGGGGCTCTTCGGGGTGGTCTACGTGCTCGACGAGCCGTCCGCGGGACTGCACCCGGCCGACGCGGAGCCCCTGCTGGCGCTCCTGGACGACCTCAAGGCCGCGGGCAACACGCTGTTCGTGGTGGAGCACGACATGGACGTCGTACGCCGGGCGGACTGGGTGGTCGACATCGGTCCGGGCGCCGGGGAGAACGGCGGTCGGGTGCTCTACTCCGGCCCGGTCGCCGGGCTGGAGTCCGTCGCGGAGTCCGCCACCTCGGACCACCTCTTCGGGCGGGCACCTCGTCTGGAGCGCGAGCCGCGGGAGCCTTCGGGCTGGCTGCACCTGGTCGGGGTCTCGCGGCACAACCTGCGCGACGTCTCCCTCGACCTGCCGCTCGGCGCGATGACCGCGGTGACCGGGGTGTCGGGCTCGGGGAAGTCGACGCTGGCCGTGCAGGTGCTCGGCGAGGTGGTACGCCGCCACCTCGGCCTCGCTCCCCTCTCGGTCGCCTCGGACGGGGACGACGAGGAGGAGGTCTTCACCGGCGAGGTCGACGTGCGCGAGGCCCGCGGGGTGGATGCGTTCGACCGGCTGGTGGTGGTTGACCAGAAGCCGATCGGTCGGACGCCGCGGTCGAACCTGGCGACGTACACCGGGCTCTTCGACGCGGTGCGCAAGGTCTTCGCGGCGACGCCGCTAGCGCAGGAGCGTGGGTACGCCGCCGGGCGGTTCTCCTTCAACGTCGCTGAGGGGCGGTGCCCGAAGTGCCAGGGCGAGGGGTTCATCTCCGTCGAGCTGATCTTCCTGCCGAGCACCTATGCGCCGTGCCCGGAGTGCGGCGGGGCGCGCTACAACCCTGAGACGCTCGAGGTGACCTACCGCGACCGGAGCATCGCCGACGTGCTGGGGATGTCGGTGGACGAGGCTGCTGTGTTCTTGGCCGACGTGCCGGTCGCTGCGCGTGGGCTGGCCGCGCTGCAGTCGGTGGGGCTCGGCTACCTGCGGCTCGGGCAGCCCGCGACCGAGCTCAGCGGCGGGGAGGCACAGCGGATCAAGCTCGCCACCGAGCTGCAGCGGGCGAACCGCGGCCACACCCTCTACCTGCTCGACGAGCCCACGTCAGGCCTGCACCCCTCCGACACCGCGCTGCTGGTGCGGCAGCTGCACCGGCTGGTGGACGCGGGGAACACCGTGGTGCTCGTGGAGCACGACCTGGACACGATTGCGTCGGCGGACTGGGTCGTGGACCTGGGGCCGGGTGGTGGGGACGCCGGAGGGCAGGTGGTGGCAAGCGGGACGCCGGTGGAGGTGGCTGCGGCGGGGGTCGGGGTTACGGCGAAGTATCTGGCGTCGCGGTTCGTGGCGCGCTCTCGGCGGACGTCGAGTTGA